From a region of the Myxococcus stipitatus genome:
- a CDS encoding DUF2795 domain-containing protein encodes MAYGTAEDPGRSITPHLDSVDYPTTRQELVDAAEDSGAPVSIINVVKCLPRTEYASKEDVLRDLSEAARRAATGGLPDDDGARRDRRNIGRDLVEGAPDGQTRHP; translated from the coding sequence ATGGCATACGGAACCGCGGAGGACCCCGGGCGCTCCATCACCCCGCATCTGGACTCGGTGGACTACCCGACGACGCGGCAGGAGCTGGTCGACGCCGCCGAGGACAGCGGCGCCCCCGTCTCCATCATCAACGTGGTGAAGTGCCTGCCGCGCACGGAGTACGCGTCGAAGGAGGACGTGCTCAGGGACCTGTCGGAGGCGGCGAGGCGGGCGGCCACCGGAGGACTCCCCGACGACGACGGCGCCCGGAGGGACCGGCGCAACATCGGCAGGGACCTGGTGGAGGGCGCGCCGGACGGGCAGACGCGCCACCCCTAG
- a CDS encoding CoA-binding protein, which produces MSWEDNLIEDEAGVARVVKQARRVAVLGMKTEQQSGQPAFYVPDYLARAGVEVVPVPVYYPDVTHILGTPVFRRLVDVPGEVDVVDVFRRPQDIDAHVDDIIAKKPRAVWFQSGIRNDAAAEKLARAGIQVVQDRCLMVDHRRYGGR; this is translated from the coding sequence ATGAGCTGGGAAGACAACCTCATCGAGGACGAAGCGGGCGTGGCGCGCGTGGTGAAGCAGGCGCGGCGCGTGGCGGTGCTGGGCATGAAGACGGAGCAGCAGTCGGGCCAGCCCGCCTTCTACGTCCCGGACTACCTGGCGCGCGCGGGCGTGGAGGTGGTGCCGGTGCCCGTCTACTACCCGGACGTGACGCACATCCTGGGCACGCCCGTGTTCCGGCGGCTGGTGGACGTGCCGGGCGAGGTGGACGTGGTGGACGTCTTCCGGCGGCCCCAGGACATCGACGCGCACGTGGACGACATCATCGCCAAGAAGCCGAGGGCGGTGTGGTTCCAGTCCGGCATCCGCAACGACGCGGCGGCGGAGAAGCTGGCGCGCGCGGGCATCCAGGTGGTGCAGGACCGCTGCCTCATGGTGGACCACCGGCGCTACGGCGGGCGGTGA